From a single Botrytis cinerea B05.10 chromosome 16, complete sequence genomic region:
- the Bcrny1 gene encoding Bcrny1 translates to MASNTTSSVSSIRKAISFAGGLLSQIPLINNPSFSSSAVTAPRPYIPFGNAPSCPSTSPLSCHNSTAAPDSCCFIYPGGQLLQTQFWDYSPAIGPADSWTLHGLWPDLCDGSYPTYCHSTPQYHNITSILTAASQTDLLAYMHEYWLPNRGSAETFWEHEMNKHGTCVNTLAPACYGDKYEAGDEVVDFFTRAVGLFKELDTYKALEKAGIVPSYSATYTEDQIQTALTAVTGSEVVLGCSSGRLNQAWYSFNVKGSLQLGEFVATDPAGKGGRGTCPKKGIKYLPKKK, encoded by the exons ATGGCGTCCAACACAACTTCTTCCGTCTCTTCTATCCGTAAAGCCATCTCCTTTGCAGGTGGTCTCCTATCACAAATACCATTGATCAATAATCCATCGTTTTCTTCATCGGCAGTCACAGCCCCCAGACCCTACATCCCCTTTGGAAATGCACCGTCTTGTCCATCgacctctcctctctcctgcCACAACAGCACCGCCGCTCCGGATTCTTGCTGCTTCATCTATCCCGGAGGCCAGCTTCTCCAGACTCAATTCTGGGATTACAGTCCCGCAATAGGGCCGGCCGATAGCTGGACTCTTCATGGCCTTTG GCCGGATCTCTGCGATGGTTCCTATCCCACATATTGCCATAGTACTCCTCAATACCACAACATAACCTCCATTCTAACAGCCGCATCCCAAACTGATCTTCTCGCATACATGCATGAATATTGGCTCCCCAATCGAGGCTCTGCCGAAACCTTTTGGGAGCATGAGATGAACAAACATGGAACGTGCGTAAATACTCTCGCGCCAGCTTGTTATGGCGACAAATACGAAGCTGGTGATGAAGTCGTCGATTTCTTTACAAGGGCTGTAGGATTATTCAAAGAGTTGGATACTTATAAAGCACTCGAGAAGGCGGGAATTGTGCCAAGTTACTCGGCTACTTATACTGAGGATCAGATTCAGACCGCATTGACTGCGGTTACTGGGAGTGAGGTTGTGTTGGGCTGTTCGAGTGGCAGATTGAATCAAGCATGGTACAGCTTTAATGTCAAAGGAAGTTTGCAGTTGGGAGAATTTGTGGCTACAGACCCGGCTGGAAAAGGTGGAAGAGGAACTTGCCCTAAAAAGGGTATTAAATACTTGCCCAAGAAGAAGTAA